The Sorangiineae bacterium MSr11367 genome window below encodes:
- a CDS encoding protein kinase, whose amino-acid sequence MTQTRFELLEPLGTGGMGVVFLARDTVLDRKVAIKFLTRKDLNTAEAFERVQHEAQACARLNHENIVRMFDIGQDGGHPFLVMEYLEGDPLDAILSRTRETNEAGVDVRRGVRLMIDIAKGLSHAHRAGIVHRDLKPSNVFVTRDGTAKILDFGVAQMTAGSDVAGKHFLGTPQYMSPEQWSGQIQDGRTDIWAAGVMFFELLTRVSPFAAKHISELRDIVLSPDPAPLLRGARPELPEEAERIVKRALAKEKDTRFGSADDLLDALVALDVLLVHALRGQSSSTEAVATSHPSFPRRRTLTANAERRQITAMACSLSTTSTEAIDDSVGEFFEACATIVRQLEGTILFSLGRQVVACFGYPSAHEDSAQRALRAALLIVDAFRPDDHEHSRGARVGIATGPCIPLAVAPEAALPRMQGEVLDVAQSLERRAWPNEILTERATQMLVQGAFELAQLDDAAAEDGKPPRHSYRLVRRKETRIRFNPMAAGNVTPLVGRTSELDELQRLWGDASSGKGQFVLVIGEAGIGKSRLVEQHLEGLATEGHRLVRCQCWPHSQGSPLQPILEGLEHAMGLDPNASPLEKAALLGLPTQDAAALAMSRSANLLKHQMLEALVGSFERLAEQEPLLLVVEDAHWADSITLELLERRLSGLAAVRAMVLVTARPEFQPLWASSSLLHRLAPRRLSPSESAAMVGFAGRGRHLPAAIVEQVVQRADGVPLFIEELTCSVLDARERGGNEPSSWVGVVPATLEALLRARLDTLPEPGRELARVASVLGREMNYELLRAMSPLSEESLRIGLLQLVETGIFRPIGPASRATCRFKHALVQEAAYQSLVNQERQELHRRAAEVLVSQFSHMAEQTPEIAARHFAQAKRPEEACVYFEKAAKQALQRSANADALTHYARAMAQLDLLPSSLVRDRRELLLKAQLAGLYLAEEGLESNRTRETLSRIRELAERYDGDEQSFWALFSFHQLNHVRGEHRTGRHLATKLMVRAKKADNQSMILAAYTATVSSALSCGDLTESRNEAEAGIRLYEAQARGALRVHMGADVGGILHMYLGYTFWLLGEIDQAIRHSFEGVGIARKYDHPASFTRRLLLLALQHTERGEYSEARTLVDEIAHSCEEYGLHFVGAQARVVHAWTQIECGDRQGVDALHAALTRRASMGGTLAFTRFFSVLAQGQLQMGACDEAMLSVHRAMAIAERTGERYCDAELLRLKGETLLAMDESNAHRAARIFERGLERARRQRARSWELRLACSYGRLLARQGNTAEAKGLLAPILSSFTEGHGTRDLRTARDLLSSWMVSPD is encoded by the coding sequence ATGACCCAAACCCGATTCGAGCTGCTCGAGCCCCTGGGCACCGGAGGTATGGGTGTCGTCTTTCTGGCGCGGGACACCGTTCTCGATCGAAAGGTGGCGATCAAGTTTCTCACGCGCAAAGACCTGAACACGGCGGAGGCCTTCGAGCGTGTTCAGCACGAGGCGCAGGCATGCGCGCGTTTGAACCACGAGAACATCGTGCGGATGTTCGACATCGGGCAAGACGGCGGGCACCCCTTTCTCGTGATGGAATACCTGGAGGGGGATCCCCTCGACGCCATCCTGTCCCGCACACGCGAGACGAACGAAGCGGGTGTCGATGTCCGGCGAGGGGTCCGACTCATGATCGACATCGCAAAGGGATTATCGCACGCACATCGCGCCGGAATCGTGCACCGCGACTTGAAGCCGAGCAACGTCTTCGTCACGAGAGACGGAACGGCAAAGATTCTCGACTTCGGTGTGGCACAAATGACTGCGGGCAGCGATGTCGCCGGCAAGCATTTCCTTGGGACGCCCCAGTACATGTCGCCCGAACAATGGAGTGGTCAGATCCAAGATGGCCGGACGGACATCTGGGCTGCGGGGGTGATGTTCTTCGAATTGCTCACGCGGGTTTCTCCCTTCGCGGCCAAGCACATCTCGGAACTGCGCGATATCGTACTCTCGCCGGATCCCGCGCCGTTGCTGCGCGGGGCGCGCCCCGAGCTGCCCGAGGAGGCGGAACGAATCGTCAAGCGTGCGCTCGCGAAAGAGAAGGATACACGATTCGGCAGCGCAGACGACTTGCTGGATGCATTGGTCGCGTTGGACGTGCTGCTCGTGCATGCCTTGCGCGGACAATCCAGCAGCACCGAGGCCGTGGCGACGTCGCACCCAAGCTTTCCGCGACGGCGAACGCTCACCGCCAATGCCGAGCGGCGTCAGATTACCGCCATGGCCTGCTCCCTTTCGACGACATCGACGGAGGCCATCGACGACTCGGTGGGCGAATTCTTCGAGGCGTGTGCCACGATCGTCCGCCAGTTGGAGGGCACGATTTTATTCTCCTTGGGCAGACAAGTCGTGGCGTGCTTTGGCTATCCGAGCGCCCACGAAGACAGCGCCCAGCGCGCACTGCGTGCGGCGTTGCTGATCGTCGATGCATTTCGGCCCGATGACCATGAGCATTCCCGCGGCGCGCGCGTAGGGATAGCGACAGGTCCGTGCATTCCGCTTGCCGTGGCGCCGGAAGCCGCGCTCCCCAGGATGCAGGGGGAAGTGCTGGACGTCGCACAATCGCTCGAACGCCGCGCCTGGCCAAACGAGATTCTCACGGAACGAGCCACCCAGATGCTCGTGCAAGGCGCGTTCGAGCTTGCGCAACTCGATGATGCGGCGGCCGAGGATGGAAAGCCGCCGCGCCATTCGTATCGATTGGTGCGGCGGAAGGAGACGAGAATCCGCTTCAACCCGATGGCGGCGGGCAACGTCACACCGCTGGTGGGGCGTACGTCCGAGCTCGATGAACTGCAGCGCCTTTGGGGTGACGCAAGCAGTGGCAAAGGCCAATTCGTGTTGGTCATCGGCGAGGCGGGAATCGGCAAGTCGCGCTTGGTCGAGCAGCATCTCGAAGGTCTGGCGACGGAGGGACACAGGTTGGTGCGGTGCCAATGTTGGCCGCATTCGCAGGGCAGTCCACTCCAGCCCATCCTCGAGGGCCTGGAGCACGCGATGGGATTGGATCCGAATGCCTCTCCGCTCGAGAAAGCGGCCCTCCTGGGGCTTCCCACGCAAGATGCGGCCGCTCTGGCCATGTCGCGAAGTGCGAATTTGCTCAAGCACCAGATGCTCGAAGCCCTCGTCGGCTCGTTCGAGCGGCTGGCGGAGCAGGAGCCCTTGCTGCTCGTCGTGGAGGATGCGCATTGGGCGGACTCCATTACCCTCGAGTTGCTGGAGCGCCGACTATCGGGGCTCGCGGCCGTGCGAGCCATGGTGCTGGTGACGGCGCGCCCGGAGTTTCAGCCGCTCTGGGCGAGTTCCTCGCTCTTGCATCGCCTGGCGCCACGCCGGCTTTCGCCGAGCGAGAGCGCCGCGATGGTCGGCTTTGCCGGCCGCGGCCGCCATCTACCCGCGGCGATCGTCGAGCAAGTCGTACAGCGCGCCGACGGAGTTCCACTCTTCATCGAGGAGCTCACGTGCAGTGTGTTGGACGCGCGCGAAAGGGGCGGAAATGAGCCATCGTCCTGGGTCGGCGTGGTGCCAGCGACGCTCGAAGCGCTCTTGCGCGCGCGCCTGGACACCTTGCCCGAACCGGGCAGGGAATTGGCGCGGGTTGCGTCCGTGCTGGGGCGCGAGATGAACTACGAGCTCCTACGGGCCATGAGTCCTCTCTCCGAGGAATCACTCCGCATAGGTCTTCTCCAGCTCGTCGAGACAGGGATTTTTCGCCCCATAGGGCCCGCATCGCGCGCGACCTGCAGGTTCAAGCACGCCCTCGTGCAAGAAGCGGCGTACCAATCCCTCGTCAACCAAGAGCGGCAGGAGCTGCACCGACGAGCCGCCGAAGTGCTGGTTTCGCAATTTTCTCACATGGCCGAGCAAACTCCAGAAATCGCGGCCAGGCATTTCGCCCAGGCGAAGCGCCCCGAGGAGGCCTGCGTGTACTTCGAGAAGGCGGCGAAACAGGCCCTGCAAAGGTCGGCGAACGCCGACGCGCTCACCCATTATGCGCGTGCAATGGCACAATTGGATCTGCTGCCATCGAGTTTGGTGCGCGACCGACGGGAGCTATTGCTAAAAGCCCAGCTGGCGGGGTTGTATCTGGCCGAGGAGGGACTCGAATCCAATCGTACGAGGGAGACCCTTTCACGGATTCGTGAGCTCGCCGAGAGGTATGACGGCGACGAACAATCGTTCTGGGCGCTGTTCAGTTTTCACCAATTGAACCATGTTCGGGGTGAGCATCGCACCGGTCGCCATTTGGCCACCAAACTCATGGTTCGTGCCAAAAAAGCCGACAATCAGAGCATGATCCTCGCCGCGTACACGGCGACGGTTTCGTCGGCCCTCTCGTGCGGTGACCTCACGGAGAGTCGCAACGAAGCGGAGGCGGGGATACGGCTCTACGAGGCGCAGGCTCGAGGAGCGCTCCGTGTCCATATGGGGGCCGACGTCGGCGGGATATTGCATATGTATCTTGGTTATACGTTCTGGCTATTGGGCGAGATCGACCAAGCGATTCGCCATTCGTTCGAGGGGGTCGGAATCGCGCGTAAGTACGACCATCCGGCCAGCTTCACGAGACGGCTGCTCCTCCTCGCCCTTCAGCACACCGAGCGTGGTGAGTATTCCGAGGCGCGCACCCTCGTCGATGAAATAGCCCATTCGTGTGAGGAATACGGCCTCCATTTCGTCGGTGCCCAAGCCCGTGTCGTCCATGCGTGGACGCAAATCGAGTGTGGCGATCGTCAGGGGGTCGACGCGCTCCACGCGGCCCTGACCCGTCGAGCATCGATGGGTGGGACTCTCGCTTTTACGCGCTTCTTTTCCGTACTTGCCCAAGGCCAGCTGCAAATGGGCGCATGCGATGAGGCGATGCTCTCGGTCCATCGCGCGATGGCGATTGCGGAACGGACAGGAGAACGTTATTGCGACGCGGAGCTCCTTCGATTGAAGGGTGAAACACTGCTCGCCATGGACGAATCGAATGCCCATCGTGCGGCACGGATCTTCGAACGCGGCCTCGAACGAGCGCGCCGCCAGCGTGCCAGGAGTTGGGAGCTGCGACTTGCTTGCAGCTATGGTCGATTGCTGGCCCGCCAAGGGAACACGGCGGAAGCAAAGGGACTTCTGGCTCCGATCCTGTCATCCTTCACGGAAGGTCACGGTACACGCGATCTTCGTACGGCACGCGACCTCCTTTCCTCCTGGATGGTATCGCCGGATTGA